From the genome of Blautia hydrogenotrophica DSM 10507:
TTTGGAGAAGGGAATTTTTTGCGAGGATTCGTGGAAGATTTTGTAGATCAGTTAAATCAGAAAACGGATTTTTGTGGGAAAATTGTAATGGTTCAGCCAATTATGCAAGGATCGAGTGATAAGATTAATGCACAGGATGGTTTGTATACGCTCTATCTCAGAGGAATCCAGGACGGAAGAAAAATCAATGAAAGACGAATTATTCAAAGTGTCCAAAGATGTATTGATCCCTACAGAGAGTGGGAAAGTTTTTTGGAATGTGCCAAGAATGAAGAGCTGGAATTTATTGTTACAAACACTACGGAACAGGGAATTAGATACGATCCTGCATGTGAGTTTGGAGATTGTCCTCAGAGTAGTTTTCCGGGAAAACTTACTCGCTTTCTATATGAAAGATTTCTAGTCACTGCGGGAGATCTAGAAAAAGGATTTCAGATTCTTTCCTGTGAGTTGATTGAAAATAATGGGACGGAATTAAAAAAGTGCGTACTGGCTTATGCGAAGCAGTGGGGACTTTCTCAGAAATTTATTCGATGGATTGAGGAGGCAAACACGTTTTGTAATACTTTGGTAGATCGAATTGTGACGGGATATCCAATGGGTGAGAGTGAACGATTGAACAGGGAAAATGGGTATGAAGATAAGCTGATAGACACAGCAGAGGTTTTTGGCTTTTGGGTAATTGAGGGACCGGAGTCATTGAATGAAAAATTGAAGCTGGACGAAGTAAATTTGCCTATTCATATCTGTAGGGACCATATTCCTTATAAAAAGCGAAAAGTTCGAATTCTGAATGGGGCACATACTTCCATGGTAATGGCTGCTTATTTGATGGGATATGAGATCGTTCGGGACTGTATGGAAGATGGACTGATTTGCCGATACGTGGAGGAGTTTTTGTCTACAGAAGTGATTCCTACGATTGATTTACCGAGAGAGGATTTGCAGAATTTTTCTATAGCAGTTATAGAACGGTTTAAAAATCCATTTATCGATCACCGGTTATTGGCAATTTCATTGAACAGTGTGTCAAAATGGAGGACGAGAGTCCTGCCCACAGTGCTGGAATTCCAGAAGAGGTTTGGGTATGTACCGTTGATTGCCGTTTTTTCATTTGCGGCACTTTTGCAATTTTATCGAGGAGATCTTATAATGGAAGGAAAGATTCGAGCTTATCGGGAAGGGACTCCTTATTATGTCTGTGACAGTGAAGATATCTTGGGATTTTTTTCTCAAAATAGTTCGAAGAGTATGGAAGATTATGCGTATCAGATTGCAAAAAGCTCCTGGTTATGGGGGAGGGATTTGTCGCTGATTCCAGGTTTTTTGCCGTTGGTGGTGAAGAGTTTGGAGAAGATCTGTGATCGGGGAATGAGAGGTGCGATGGATTGGATTTTAGAAAACAAGCAAAGAGAGTGATTCAGATTCAAAGCGGGGACAACGTGGCCGTGGCTTTGGAAAATCTGGAACGGCATGAAAAAGTGCTACTTGATGGCCAATATGTGATTCTGCAGGAGAAA
Proteins encoded in this window:
- a CDS encoding tagaturonate reductase, which gives rise to MELLSYKRLKELGYDDAKNRDVPEKILQFGEGNFLRGFVEDFVDQLNQKTDFCGKIVMVQPIMQGSSDKINAQDGLYTLYLRGIQDGRKINERRIIQSVQRCIDPYREWESFLECAKNEELEFIVTNTTEQGIRYDPACEFGDCPQSSFPGKLTRFLYERFLVTAGDLEKGFQILSCELIENNGTELKKCVLAYAKQWGLSQKFIRWIEEANTFCNTLVDRIVTGYPMGESERLNRENGYEDKLIDTAEVFGFWVIEGPESLNEKLKLDEVNLPIHICRDHIPYKKRKVRILNGAHTSMVMAAYLMGYEIVRDCMEDGLICRYVEEFLSTEVIPTIDLPREDLQNFSIAVIERFKNPFIDHRLLAISLNSVSKWRTRVLPTVLEFQKRFGYVPLIAVFSFAALLQFYRGDLIMEGKIRAYREGTPYYVCDSEDILGFFSQNSSKSMEDYAYQIAKSSWLWGRDLSLIPGFLPLVVKSLEKICDRGMRGAMDWILENKQRE